One part of the Streptomyces lydicus genome encodes these proteins:
- the aspA gene encoding aspartate ammonia-lyase produces MTAAHRTEHDLLGDREIPADAYWGVHTLRAVENFPITGTPIAAYPHLINALAAVKEAAARANQDLGLLDPQRADAIAAACREIREDGRLHDQFVVDVIQGGAGTSTNMNANEVIANRALELLGHARGDYRHLHPNEHVNLGQSTNDVYPTAVKVATVSAVRELLDAMGVLREAFAAKAVEFREVLKMGRTQLQDAVPMTLGQEFSAYAVMLEEDQSRLAEAVLLIHEINLGATAIGTGLNAPEGYAEAARGHLAALTGLPLVTAANLVEATQDCGAFVHLSGVLKRIAVKLSKSCNDLRLLSSGPRAGLAEINLPPVQAGSSIMPGKVNPVIPEVVNQVAFEVIGNDVTITMAAEAGQLQLNAFEPVILHSLSESITHLGAACRTLAERCVTGITANTETLRASVQNSIGLVTALNPHIGYTAATAIAKEALATGRGVAELVLEKGLLPAERLAALLRPEELAGTGGSPAPA; encoded by the coding sequence ATGACCGCCGCCCACCGCACCGAACACGATCTGCTCGGCGACCGCGAGATACCCGCCGACGCGTACTGGGGCGTGCACACCCTGCGCGCCGTGGAGAACTTCCCCATCACCGGTACGCCGATCGCCGCCTACCCGCATCTGATCAACGCGCTCGCCGCCGTCAAGGAGGCCGCCGCCCGCGCCAACCAGGACCTCGGGCTGCTGGACCCGCAGCGGGCCGACGCGATCGCCGCCGCCTGCCGGGAGATCCGGGAGGACGGCCGGCTGCACGACCAGTTCGTCGTCGACGTCATCCAGGGCGGGGCCGGCACCTCGACGAACATGAACGCCAACGAGGTGATCGCCAACCGCGCGCTGGAGCTCCTGGGCCACGCCAGGGGCGACTACCGCCATCTGCACCCCAACGAGCACGTCAACCTGGGCCAGTCGACCAACGACGTCTACCCGACCGCGGTGAAGGTCGCCACCGTCAGCGCCGTACGGGAGCTGCTCGACGCGATGGGCGTGCTGCGCGAGGCGTTCGCCGCCAAGGCCGTGGAGTTCCGCGAGGTGCTGAAGATGGGGCGCACCCAGCTCCAGGACGCGGTGCCGATGACGCTGGGCCAGGAGTTCTCCGCGTACGCGGTGATGCTGGAGGAGGACCAGAGCCGGCTGGCCGAGGCCGTCCTGCTCATCCACGAGATCAACCTCGGCGCCACCGCCATCGGCACCGGGCTCAACGCCCCCGAGGGCTACGCCGAAGCGGCCCGCGGCCACCTGGCCGCGCTCACCGGGCTGCCGCTGGTGACCGCCGCCAACCTCGTCGAGGCGACCCAGGACTGCGGGGCCTTCGTCCATCTCTCCGGCGTCCTCAAGCGGATCGCCGTCAAGCTCTCCAAGAGCTGCAACGATCTGCGGCTGCTGTCCTCCGGCCCGCGGGCGGGCCTGGCCGAGATCAACCTGCCGCCGGTCCAGGCCGGTTCGAGCATCATGCCGGGCAAGGTCAACCCGGTGATCCCGGAGGTCGTCAACCAGGTCGCCTTCGAGGTGATCGGCAACGACGTCACCATCACCATGGCCGCCGAGGCGGGCCAGCTCCAGCTCAACGCCTTCGAGCCGGTCATCCTGCACTCCCTCTCGGAGAGCATCACCCACCTCGGGGCGGCCTGCCGCACCCTCGCCGAGCGCTGCGTGACGGGCATCACCGCCAACACCGAGACCCTGCGCGCGAGCGTGCAGAACTCCATCGGCCTGGTCACCGCCCTCAACCCGCACATCGGCTACACCGCCGCCACCGCGATCGCCAAGGAGGCGCTCGCCACCGGGCGCGGGGTCGCCGAACTCGTCCTGGAGAAGGGTCTGTTGCCGGCCGAGCGGCTCGCCGCACTGCTGCGCCCGGAGGAGCTCGCGGGCACCGGCGGGAGCCCTGCCCCGGCCTGA
- a CDS encoding GntR family transcriptional regulator translates to MQSGREKAYAYLKDSVLTDPEMQDRFLSEQEIADRIGVSRTPIREALLLLAAEDLVRLVPKRGAHIAPLSGREITELIEMRRLLERFAAAHTTAAGTAPVDEMAALLAGQERLRGADRAKEFLAADHRFHAALVDAVGNSLMSRQYAALRSRQSRAGVRVLHRGGHQDEMLAEHRRILDGLAAGDAAAACAAIDSHLQATRRLLLAA, encoded by the coding sequence ATGCAGTCGGGGCGCGAGAAGGCGTACGCGTATCTGAAGGACAGCGTGCTGACCGACCCCGAGATGCAGGACCGGTTCCTGTCCGAGCAGGAGATCGCCGACCGGATCGGGGTCTCCCGCACGCCGATCCGCGAGGCCCTGCTGCTGCTCGCCGCCGAGGACCTGGTGCGCCTGGTGCCGAAGCGCGGGGCGCACATCGCCCCGCTGTCCGGGCGGGAGATCACCGAGCTGATCGAGATGCGCCGGCTGCTCGAACGCTTCGCCGCCGCGCACACGACGGCCGCGGGCACCGCCCCCGTCGACGAGATGGCCGCCCTCCTCGCGGGCCAGGAGCGGCTGCGCGGCGCGGACCGGGCCAAGGAGTTCCTCGCCGCCGACCACCGCTTCCACGCCGCCCTCGTCGACGCGGTCGGCAACTCGCTGATGAGCAGGCAGTACGCCGCCCTGCGCAGCCGTCAGAGCAGGGCCGGCGTACGGGTGCTGCACCGGGGCGGCCACCAGGACGAGATGCTCGCCGAGCACCGGCGGATACTCGACGGGCTGGCCGCCGGCGACGCCGCGGCCGCCTGCGCGGCCATCGACAGCCACCTCCAGGCCACCCGGCGCCTCCTCCTGGCCGCCTGA
- a CDS encoding ArsR/SmtB family transcription factor, protein MGHGTDHRSTTRERLDAVGADDVAATLQALSTPSRLRILARLQEGPCAVGDLAAAVGMEQSACSHQLRLLRNLGLVTGERNGRSIVYGLYDHHVAELLDQALFHVEHLRLGLRDAPSATQDTAGR, encoded by the coding sequence ATGGGTCACGGAACGGATCACCGCAGCACCACCCGCGAGCGCCTGGACGCGGTGGGCGCCGACGATGTCGCCGCGACCCTGCAGGCCCTGTCGACCCCTTCGCGGCTGCGGATCCTCGCCCGCCTCCAGGAAGGCCCCTGCGCTGTCGGCGACCTCGCCGCCGCCGTGGGCATGGAGCAGTCCGCCTGCTCCCACCAGCTCCGGCTGCTGCGCAACCTCGGGCTGGTCACCGGCGAGCGCAACGGCCGCTCGATCGTCTACGGGCTCTACGACCACCATGTCGCCGAGCTCCTCGACCAGGCGCTGTTCCATGTCGAGCATCTGCGCCTGGGGCTGCGTGACGCGCCGTCAGCGACGCAGGACACGGCGGGTCGTTGA
- a CDS encoding FadR/GntR family transcriptional regulator translates to MNLSDSQTAGPVPRRVSAMEAVLNHLRGAIERGDYAVGDKLPSEAELCRRLEVSRPVLREALRALQTMGLTVSRTGKGTFVVSDGAVADPTFGDYAASDLLEVRRHVEIPVAGYAALRRTPEDLDHLDRLLERMERETDTTAWVAMDTLFHLAVAQAARNPVFRRVIEEIRDALARQSAFLNELGGRREQSNREHRAIVEALVDSSEQDAADAMAHHLARVETTLTTIVRPAGRTARSHAEAGEAPENTESTES, encoded by the coding sequence GCTGGTCCGGTGCCCCGGCGGGTCAGCGCGATGGAAGCGGTCCTGAACCATCTGCGCGGCGCCATCGAGCGGGGCGACTACGCGGTCGGGGACAAACTCCCCTCGGAGGCGGAGCTCTGCCGCCGCCTGGAGGTGAGCAGGCCGGTGCTCCGGGAGGCGCTGCGGGCGCTGCAGACCATGGGGCTCACGGTCTCGCGCACCGGCAAGGGCACCTTCGTGGTCTCCGACGGCGCGGTCGCGGACCCCACCTTCGGCGACTACGCGGCGAGCGACCTGCTGGAGGTGCGCCGCCACGTGGAGATCCCGGTGGCCGGATACGCGGCGCTGCGCCGTACGCCGGAGGACCTCGATCACCTGGACCGTCTGCTGGAGCGGATGGAGCGGGAGACCGACACCACCGCGTGGGTGGCGATGGACACGCTCTTCCACCTCGCCGTCGCCCAGGCGGCCCGCAACCCGGTGTTCCGCCGGGTCATCGAGGAGATCCGCGACGCGCTGGCCCGCCAGTCGGCGTTCCTCAACGAGCTCGGCGGGCGGCGTGAGCAGTCCAACCGCGAGCACCGGGCGATCGTCGAGGCGCTCGTCGACAGCTCCGAGCAGGACGCCGCGGACGCCATGGCGCACCACCTCGCCCGCGTCGAGACGACGCTGACCACCATCGTGCGGCCGGCCGGCCGCACGGCCCGCTCGCACGCCGAAGCCGGCGAAGCCCCCGAGAACACCGAAAGCACCGAGAGCTGA
- a CDS encoding asparaginase, producing the protein MSRNITAPHRAPQAPPEVREPAHVPVAHVVRGGIVEGVHHGSVVVLAADGSVAFQAGDIEAAFYPRSALKPFQAVGLLRAGLPPLDDEALALVAASHSGEERHLATARRILATSGLTEERLRNVPDLPYGAAEREAWLRRGLGPSRLAQNCSGKHAAMLLTALAGGRRLDDYLDLAHPVQSEIAATVADLTGQGIARVTVDGCGAPLFAVSLHGLTRAAARLATAAPDTDEGRVAHAMRNHPEMVSGAGRDTARLVRALPGLLAKDGFEGVQIAALPDGRAVGVKIADGADRARMPVTAAALAHCGVDPDVLAAFAATPVIGGGAPVGELRAAGALAAPDPRT; encoded by the coding sequence ATGAGCCGGAACATCACCGCACCGCACCGCGCACCGCAGGCACCGCCCGAGGTCCGCGAGCCGGCCCACGTGCCCGTCGCCCATGTGGTGCGCGGCGGCATCGTCGAGGGCGTCCACCACGGCTCGGTCGTGGTGCTCGCGGCCGACGGGAGCGTCGCGTTCCAGGCGGGCGACATCGAGGCCGCGTTCTACCCGCGCTCGGCGCTCAAGCCGTTCCAGGCGGTCGGCCTGCTGCGCGCGGGGCTGCCGCCGCTGGACGACGAGGCGCTCGCCCTGGTCGCGGCCAGCCACTCCGGCGAGGAGCGGCACCTGGCCACCGCCCGGCGCATCCTCGCCACGTCCGGGCTGACCGAGGAGCGGCTGCGCAACGTGCCCGACCTGCCGTACGGGGCCGCCGAACGGGAGGCATGGCTCCGGCGCGGGCTGGGCCCCAGCCGGCTCGCCCAGAACTGCTCGGGCAAGCACGCCGCGATGCTGCTGACCGCCCTGGCCGGGGGCCGGCGGCTGGACGACTACCTCGACCTGGCGCACCCGGTGCAGTCGGAGATCGCCGCGACCGTGGCGGACCTCACCGGTCAGGGCATCGCCCGCGTCACCGTCGACGGCTGCGGCGCCCCGCTGTTCGCGGTCTCCCTGCACGGGCTGACCCGGGCCGCCGCACGGCTCGCGACCGCCGCCCCGGACACCGACGAGGGCCGGGTCGCGCACGCCATGCGCAACCATCCGGAGATGGTCTCCGGCGCGGGCCGGGACACCGCCCGGCTGGTGCGCGCGCTGCCCGGCCTGCTGGCCAAGGACGGCTTCGAGGGCGTCCAGATCGCGGCACTGCCGGACGGCCGGGCGGTCGGCGTGAAGATCGCCGACGGCGCCGACCGCGCCCGGATGCCGGTGACGGCGGCGGCGCTGGCGCACTGCGGCGTCGACCCCGACGTGCTCGCCGCCTTCGCCGCCACCCCGGTCATCGGCGGCGGCGCCCCGGTCGGAGAACTCCGGGCCGCGGGAGCACTCGCCGCCCCCGACCCCCGCACCTGA
- a CDS encoding heavy metal translocating P-type ATPase — protein MPSAVLQRPPRTTAPRRTVPRRTRVLALAEARWAAAATTAFLLALPLQLTGAPAWTWGVLHAVAYVTGGWEPAWSGLRALRARTLDVDLLMIVAALGAAAIGQVLDGALLIVIFACSGALEALATARTEDSVRGLLTLAPETATRLAPDGTEQRVATADLAVGDVVLVRPGERVGADGRVLDGAGEADQATITGEPLPVPKEPGDEVFAGTLNGTGALTVRVERDAGDSVIARIVAMVAEASGTKAPTQLFIERVEQRYSVGMVAVTLGVFVVPLLLGAELTRSLLRAMTFMIVASPCAVVLATMPPLLSAIANAGRHGVLVKSAVVMERLGRVDAVAFDKTGTLTEGTPEVAAVRPLPGTGLDEETLLILAAAAERPSEHPLARALVAAAHARGLRLPAAEEFTASPGTGVRATVDGARIAVGSPARLRPADGPAAARTGALVAELEEAGHTAVLVLRDGAPAGVLGLTDRLRPGAAAALASLHALTGRAPTLLTGDNPRAAARLAAEVGITDVRAGLLPEDKVGAVRAQEAAGRRVLVVGDGVNDVPALAAAHTGIAMGRAGSDLALETADAVVVRDELGAVPAVLRLSRAARRLVVQNLVVAAVFLSGLVVWDLAGDLPLPLGVLGHEGSTVLVGLNGLRLLRGAAWRRAAGPA, from the coding sequence ATGCCTTCTGCCGTGTTGCAGCGTCCGCCGCGGACCACCGCGCCGCGCCGGACCGTGCCCCGTCGCACCCGCGTGCTCGCGCTGGCCGAGGCCCGGTGGGCGGCCGCGGCGACCACCGCGTTCCTGCTCGCCCTGCCGCTCCAGCTGACCGGCGCGCCGGCCTGGACCTGGGGCGTGCTGCACGCCGTCGCCTATGTGACGGGCGGTTGGGAACCGGCCTGGTCCGGGCTGCGGGCGCTGCGCGCGCGGACCCTCGACGTCGACCTGCTGATGATCGTCGCGGCCCTCGGGGCGGCCGCGATCGGCCAGGTGCTGGACGGCGCCCTGCTGATCGTCATCTTCGCGTGCTCCGGCGCCCTGGAGGCGCTGGCCACCGCCCGTACCGAGGACTCGGTGCGCGGACTGCTCACGCTCGCGCCGGAGACCGCGACCCGGCTGGCCCCGGACGGCACCGAACAGCGCGTGGCCACCGCGGACCTCGCCGTCGGCGACGTCGTGCTGGTCCGTCCCGGCGAGCGGGTCGGCGCGGACGGCCGCGTCCTCGACGGGGCCGGCGAGGCCGACCAGGCCACCATCACCGGCGAACCGCTGCCGGTGCCCAAGGAGCCCGGCGACGAGGTGTTCGCCGGCACCCTCAACGGCACCGGCGCGCTCACGGTCCGGGTCGAGCGCGACGCCGGCGACAGCGTCATCGCCCGGATCGTGGCCATGGTGGCCGAGGCGTCCGGAACCAAGGCGCCGACCCAGCTGTTCATCGAGCGGGTCGAACAGCGCTACTCGGTCGGCATGGTGGCCGTCACCCTCGGCGTCTTCGTCGTCCCGCTGCTGCTCGGCGCGGAGCTGACCCGCTCCCTGCTGCGGGCGATGACCTTCATGATCGTCGCCTCGCCGTGCGCGGTGGTGCTGGCGACCATGCCGCCGCTGCTGTCGGCCATCGCCAACGCCGGACGGCACGGCGTCCTGGTCAAGTCCGCCGTCGTGATGGAACGCCTCGGCCGGGTCGACGCCGTCGCGTTCGACAAGACCGGCACCCTGACCGAGGGCACGCCCGAGGTCGCCGCCGTCCGGCCGCTGCCGGGCACCGGCCTCGACGAGGAAACACTGCTGATCCTGGCGGCCGCCGCCGAGCGCCCCAGCGAACACCCGCTGGCCCGGGCGCTGGTGGCCGCCGCCCACGCCCGCGGTCTGCGGCTGCCGGCCGCCGAGGAGTTCACCGCCTCCCCCGGCACCGGCGTCCGCGCCACCGTCGACGGCGCCCGGATCGCGGTCGGCTCCCCGGCCCGGCTGCGGCCCGCCGACGGCCCGGCGGCCGCACGGACCGGCGCGCTCGTCGCGGAACTGGAGGAGGCCGGGCACACCGCGGTCCTCGTCCTGCGCGACGGCGCCCCGGCCGGGGTGCTGGGCCTCACCGACCGGCTGCGCCCCGGCGCGGCCGCCGCCCTTGCCTCCCTCCACGCCCTCACCGGCCGCGCCCCGACCCTGCTGACCGGCGACAACCCGCGCGCCGCGGCCCGCCTCGCCGCCGAGGTCGGCATCACCGACGTACGGGCCGGACTGCTGCCCGAGGACAAGGTGGGCGCGGTACGCGCACAGGAAGCGGCCGGCCGCCGGGTGCTGGTCGTCGGTGACGGGGTGAACGACGTCCCGGCGCTGGCCGCCGCGCACACCGGCATCGCGATGGGCCGGGCCGGCTCCGACCTCGCCCTGGAGACCGCCGACGCGGTCGTCGTCCGGGACGAACTCGGCGCCGTCCCGGCCGTGTTGCGGCTCTCCCGGGCGGCCCGCCGACTGGTCGTGCAGAACCTCGTCGTCGCCGCGGTCTTCCTCTCCGGCCTGGTGGTCTGGGACCTGGCCGGGGACCTGCCGCTGCCGCTGGGCGTCCTCGGCCACGAGGGCTCCACCGTCCTGGTGGGCCTCAACGGCCTGCGGCTGCTGCGCGGGGCCGCGTGGCGGCGGGCGGCCGGCCCGGCCTGA
- a CDS encoding carbon-nitrogen hydrolase family protein yields MRIALCQMTASTDPKENLAAVREQVRRAAREGARLAVFPEATMVRFGVPLGPVAEPLDGPWAEGVRSVAGETGVTVVAGMFTPAPEGRVANTLLATGPGVEDSYDKIHLYDAFGFRESDTVAAGSRVVTLDVDGVGVGLATCYDLRFPELFRAHADAGATVSVLPAAWGAGPGKRAQWDLLVRARALDATVWLAAVGQSAPDQQADPEVPTKAPTGVGHSALIGPDGTVRAQLGSAPELLVADVDVEEAERVRRAVAVLDNRRL; encoded by the coding sequence ATGCGTATCGCGCTGTGCCAGATGACGGCCTCGACCGACCCCAAGGAGAACCTCGCCGCCGTACGGGAACAGGTGCGGCGGGCGGCGCGGGAGGGCGCGCGGCTGGCGGTCTTCCCGGAGGCGACCATGGTGCGGTTCGGGGTGCCGCTCGGGCCGGTGGCCGAGCCGCTGGACGGCCCGTGGGCCGAGGGCGTGCGGTCCGTCGCCGGTGAGACGGGGGTGACGGTGGTGGCGGGCATGTTCACCCCGGCGCCCGAGGGGCGGGTCGCCAACACGCTGCTCGCGACCGGACCCGGCGTCGAGGACTCCTACGACAAGATCCACCTCTATGACGCGTTCGGGTTCCGGGAGTCCGACACCGTCGCCGCCGGCTCGCGGGTGGTGACCCTCGACGTCGACGGGGTCGGCGTGGGCCTGGCGACCTGCTACGACCTGCGGTTCCCCGAGCTGTTCCGGGCGCACGCGGACGCCGGGGCGACCGTGTCCGTGCTGCCCGCCGCCTGGGGGGCCGGGCCCGGGAAGCGCGCCCAGTGGGATCTGCTGGTGCGGGCCCGCGCGCTGGACGCGACGGTCTGGCTCGCCGCGGTGGGCCAGTCGGCGCCGGATCAGCAGGCCGACCCGGAGGTGCCCACGAAGGCACCGACCGGCGTCGGACACAGCGCGCTGATCGGCCCCGACGGCACCGTACGCGCCCAACTGGGCAGCGCGCCCGAGCTGTTGGTGGCCGACGTGGACGTCGAGGAGGCCGAGCGGGTGCGGCGCGCCGTGGCGGTGCTGGACAACCGGCGGCTGTAG